From Nitrospirota bacterium, one genomic window encodes:
- a CDS encoding DUF2507 domain-containing protein — MDIKKVRLEDISKTERPTLGDEVPVEVFRLLRIIGMYSILGEGSGYTLYLAGKELGVELDVNTTDELAALLKKLKIGILTVVESSDDKVVVRVDECITCSGLPDIGRMICHFEGGIIAGAMERVLKRPTKGVQTKSHTSGFDHCEFQIHLL, encoded by the coding sequence ATGGACATTAAAAAAGTGAGACTTGAGGATATCAGTAAAACAGAAAGGCCAACTCTTGGCGATGAGGTTCCGGTTGAGGTATTCCGTCTGCTGAGAATAATCGGAATGTATAGCATCCTGGGCGAAGGCTCAGGTTATACCCTGTATCTGGCCGGAAAAGAACTCGGCGTTGAGCTTGACGTAAACACGACCGATGAACTTGCCGCACTCCTTAAAAAGCTGAAGATCGGCATTCTTACGGTTGTGGAATCATCTGACGACAAAGTTGTTGTGAGAGTTGATGAATGCATAACCTGCTCCGGCCTGCCCGATATTGGCAGGATGATCTGCCATTTTGAAGGGGGAATTATTGCGGGAGCCATGGAGAGGGTACTGAAAAGGCCCACAAAGGGTGTTCAGACCAAGAGCCATACATCAGGCTTTGACCACTGCGAATTCCAGATCCATCTGTTATGA
- a CDS encoding sensor domain-containing diguanylate cyclase, with the protein MKDHGKDNDLTRKDREIRGLKLELEEVKRLTEINEKLLLSSIREQERLLNELSKRSEVILKKGLEIRELKAFNEIIAVASKHLSIKDILKYSLQVIISSLESLEKAVGREVKISGGIFLIDEATEELVHFTSSGISPEALGCRGRVALGKCICGMVAQSGEVDIIPYCRAETHHGGMLPACKEEDHAHVSIPLKSGDKVLGLIYLYFVPPGYLHLTSDVNIFSSIGNYLGLRIEKARLYEKVQELATHDGLTGLYNYREFHNRLDHEFLRAKRYTKTLSLLMTDIDHFKRFNDTYGHMSGDEALRTIGRLIRNLVRSVDIPARYGGEEFTVILPDTPLKQAELVAERLRSSVASHPFFVEGKPVSLTISIGIASFPEDADTKDELIKAADRALYCAKNGGRNRVYRFTRGKNPCNRVTTPGTDES; encoded by the coding sequence ATGAAAGACCACGGAAAAGATAATGACTTGACAAGAAAAGACCGGGAAATCAGAGGACTGAAACTCGAGCTCGAGGAAGTTAAAAGACTGACGGAAATAAACGAAAAGCTGTTACTATCCAGCATCAGGGAACAGGAGAGACTTCTCAACGAACTTTCCAAAAGGTCAGAGGTGATCCTGAAGAAGGGTTTGGAGATAAGGGAACTGAAGGCCTTTAACGAAATTATTGCAGTAGCAAGTAAGCACCTCAGCATCAAGGACATCCTTAAGTACAGTCTTCAAGTCATTATCAGCTCCCTTGAATCCCTGGAAAAGGCTGTGGGCAGGGAGGTGAAGATAAGCGGGGGCATATTCCTCATCGATGAAGCTACTGAAGAACTCGTTCACTTCACATCCTCCGGAATTTCCCCTGAAGCCCTGGGCTGCAGGGGAAGGGTAGCCCTGGGTAAGTGCATATGCGGCATGGTTGCACAATCCGGGGAAGTCGATATAATCCCTTACTGCCGGGCTGAAACACATCACGGGGGAATGCTCCCGGCCTGCAAGGAGGAGGACCATGCCCATGTCAGCATTCCACTGAAGTCAGGGGACAAGGTTCTGGGTCTCATTTATCTGTATTTTGTCCCCCCTGGTTATCTGCATCTCACCTCTGATGTTAACATCTTCTCGTCAATCGGGAACTACCTCGGACTGCGTATTGAAAAGGCCAGGCTTTATGAAAAGGTGCAGGAACTTGCCACCCACGACGGCCTTACCGGACTATATAACTACAGGGAATTCCACAACCGCCTTGATCACGAATTTCTGAGGGCAAAACGATACACAAAAACGCTTTCTCTCCTCATGACAGACATCGACCACTTCAAACGATTCAATGATACCTACGGTCACATGTCAGGGGATGAGGCCCTGAGAACCATTGGAAGACTTATCAGAAACCTTGTCCGAAGTGTAGATATACCTGCAAGATACGGGGGAGAGGAATTTACTGTAATTCTCCCTGATACGCCATTAAAACAGGCTGAACTGGTAGCGGAAAGACTGCGCTCTTCAGTGGCAAGCCACCCCTTTTTCGTAGAGGGCAAACCCGTCTCGCTAACCATAAGTATCGGAATAGCCTCTTTTCCGGAAGACGCTGATACGAAAGACGAACTGATAAAAGCAGCGGACCGGGCCCTGTATTGCGCAAAAAACGGGGGCCGCAACAGGGTATACAGGTTTACGAGAGGGAAAAATCCTTGCAACAGGGTTACAACTCCCGGGACAGATGAATCATGA
- the mnmA gene encoding tRNA 2-thiouridine(34) synthase MnmA, which translates to MAKVVVGMSGGVDSSVTAYLLREQGHEVAGVSFMLWEARERTDFRTCCSLEAINGAAETAKALGITHRVIDVRGDFIDKVIEPFVDGYLHGITPNPCVLCNLHIKFPYLLKEAGSIGAEFISTGHYARVERVDGHCLLKKGVDPVKDQTYFLYVLNQGTLSRLLFPLGLYTKERVRDIARGLKLPAAQRPESVEICFIPEGDYPSFISNIVPEAVKPGPIIGPDGSVLGTHKGIFNYTVGQRRGLNVSSADPLYVIGIDPGNNAIHVGSRAMAFKREMEVGELNWIAPPVKRVTAKIRSMMRDEAAMLLMEESGDIVRLVFDEPQWAPAPGQNAVFYVGDVVLGGGIIQRD; encoded by the coding sequence ATGGCAAAGGTAGTGGTTGGAATGAGCGGAGGAGTCGACTCCTCTGTTACGGCATATTTACTCAGGGAGCAGGGCCATGAAGTGGCAGGGGTAAGCTTTATGCTGTGGGAGGCCCGGGAGAGGACAGACTTCAGGACGTGTTGCTCACTTGAGGCGATAAATGGGGCTGCTGAGACAGCAAAGGCACTCGGGATTACTCACAGGGTGATTGATGTCAGGGGGGATTTTATAGATAAGGTCATAGAGCCCTTTGTCGATGGTTATCTGCACGGGATAACCCCAAATCCCTGTGTGCTCTGTAATCTCCATATCAAGTTTCCTTATCTTCTGAAAGAGGCCGGGAGTATCGGCGCTGAATTTATTTCCACAGGACATTATGCAAGGGTGGAGAGGGTTGACGGGCATTGTCTCCTGAAAAAAGGGGTTGATCCGGTCAAGGACCAGACGTATTTTCTCTATGTGCTGAATCAGGGTACCCTGTCCAGGCTGCTCTTCCCCCTGGGACTTTATACAAAAGAGCGTGTGAGGGATATTGCAAGGGGACTGAAACTGCCGGCTGCGCAAAGGCCCGAGAGTGTGGAGATATGCTTTATCCCGGAAGGTGACTATCCATCTTTTATCAGTAATATCGTTCCTGAGGCAGTAAAACCAGGCCCGATTATAGGGCCTGACGGCAGTGTGCTGGGAACGCATAAAGGGATATTTAATTATACCGTGGGACAGAGGCGGGGTCTTAATGTCTCTTCTGCCGATCCACTCTATGTGATAGGGATAGACCCTGGAAACAATGCAATTCATGTAGGGTCAAGGGCGATGGCGTTTAAAAGGGAGATGGAGGTAGGAGAGCTGAACTGGATTGCACCGCCTGTTAAGAGGGTTACGGCAAAGATTCGCTCCATGATGAGGGATGAGGCTGCAATGCTCTTAATGGAAGAGAGCGGGGATATTGTAAGACTGGTCTTTGACGAACCCCAATGGGCCCCTGCCCCCGGGCAGAATGCGGTTTTTTACGTGGGGGATGTGGTGCTTGGCGGGGGAATAATTCAGCGGGATTAA
- a CDS encoding efflux RND transporter periplasmic adaptor subunit → MSFRSKLFRIVIPVIILTAGFVVMRLLVLSRPAPQKEVRSNPGALVEVLTVSSKDHQVQVIGTGTVQARREASITPRVSGRIKYIAPAFIAGGFFAGGDILFEIEGVDYQLAVVRARAVLAQAELELAKVESSALVARREWEGLVMNNPVTDKNKKPNPLVLYEPQIKKARADAAAAGAALKQAELDLQRTRIYAPFDCRVRSESVEAGQYVRAGSSVAVVAGTETAEVVVPLSLEDLQWLRVPRQGSEDKGSPAIVKITVGRQSFSWQGRLVRSLGEVDPKGRMARVVVAVDDPYYLNTRRNNEEPDLEMGMFVEVTFHGKVLPGVFPVPANALRENNTVWVVNKEDRLNIRPVTVVRREQERVIISDGLKEGERLVLTTISGAAEGMKLRLIDKAAGR, encoded by the coding sequence ATGAGTTTCAGGAGTAAACTGTTCAGGATAGTCATTCCGGTTATTATACTGACAGCAGGCTTTGTTGTTATGCGGCTGCTGGTGCTGTCCCGTCCTGCCCCGCAGAAGGAGGTCAGGAGTAATCCAGGCGCACTGGTTGAGGTCCTGACGGTCAGCAGTAAGGACCATCAGGTTCAGGTCATTGGAACGGGTACGGTGCAGGCGAGGAGGGAGGCAAGTATTACTCCCCGCGTGAGCGGCCGTATCAAGTATATTGCCCCTGCATTTATTGCCGGAGGTTTTTTTGCCGGTGGAGATATCCTCTTTGAGATAGAGGGGGTTGACTACCAGTTGGCTGTAGTCCGTGCACGGGCTGTCCTGGCGCAGGCCGAACTTGAGCTTGCCAAGGTGGAGAGCAGCGCCCTTGTTGCCCGCCGGGAGTGGGAAGGACTGGTAATGAATAATCCGGTAACGGATAAGAACAAAAAACCCAATCCCCTGGTCCTCTATGAGCCTCAGATAAAAAAGGCCAGGGCTGATGCGGCAGCGGCCGGGGCTGCTCTAAAGCAGGCTGAACTTGATCTGCAACGTACACGTATCTACGCACCCTTTGATTGCCGGGTTCGTTCTGAGTCGGTCGAGGCCGGACAGTATGTGCGTGCCGGCAGCAGTGTTGCGGTGGTGGCCGGGACTGAAACTGCCGAGGTCGTTGTTCCCCTCTCCCTGGAGGATTTGCAGTGGTTGCGTGTTCCCCGTCAGGGTTCTGAGGATAAGGGTTCCCCTGCTATAGTGAAAATTACCGTTGGAAGGCAATCCTTCAGCTGGCAGGGCCGGTTGGTCCGTTCACTGGGTGAGGTTGACCCCAAAGGGCGTATGGCACGGGTTGTGGTGGCTGTGGATGATCCCTATTACCTGAATACCCGGAGAAACAATGAAGAGCCTGACCTGGAGATGGGCATGTTTGTGGAGGTCACATTCCACGGTAAAGTATTGCCCGGTGTATTTCCCGTTCCGGCAAATGCCCTTCGCGAAAATAATACAGTATGGGTTGTAAACAAAGAGGACAGACTCAATATCCGGCCGGTGACCGTGGTGCGGCGGGAGCAGGAGAGAGTGATTATCAGTGATGGCCTGAAGGAGGGGGAACGCCTGGTCCTCACAACCATTTCAGGTGCGGCTGAGGGCATGAAACTGCGGCTCATAGATAAGGCGGCGGGACGATGA
- a CDS encoding TetR family transcriptional regulator, translating to MSLPETKERILDSAEYLFARKGFHNTSLRAITGRAGVNLAAVNYHFGSKEALLEAVFERRLVPLNNIRRENLEAVRETARQERRLPGVEESLRAFIEPTLAFRKSGTGAEDFITLVGRAMSDPDDTVRNVFIRHIAPLFYFLFDILCEALPELSPDILFWRLQFAIGAMGHAICMAGKNYSLPEGLTPVSDVESLTAMLLDFAVAGMERP from the coding sequence ATGAGTCTTCCCGAGACCAAAGAAAGAATCCTTGACTCTGCTGAATACCTCTTTGCCCGGAAAGGATTCCACAATACCTCCCTCAGGGCCATTACCGGTCGTGCCGGAGTGAATCTGGCTGCTGTTAATTATCACTTTGGTTCCAAGGAGGCGCTCCTTGAGGCGGTTTTTGAAAGGCGTCTCGTGCCGTTGAACAATATCCGCCGGGAGAATCTTGAAGCGGTTCGTGAAACGGCACGGCAGGAGAGAAGGCTCCCCGGGGTGGAAGAGTCCCTGCGGGCATTTATTGAGCCAACGCTTGCCTTTCGTAAATCCGGGACAGGGGCGGAAGATTTCATCACCCTCGTGGGGCGGGCCATGTCCGACCCTGATGATACAGTAAGAAATGTCTTTATCCGTCACATTGCGCCGTTGTTTTATTTTCTCTTTGACATACTGTGCGAGGCATTGCCGGAGCTCTCCCCCGACATCCTCTTCTGGCGGCTTCAGTTTGCCATTGGGGCCATGGGGCATGCCATATGCATGGCAGGGAAAAATTATTCCCTGCCTGAGGGGCTCACACCCGTCAGTGATGTGGAGTCACTGACAGCCATGCTCCTTGACTTTGCTGTAGCAGGGATGGAGAGACCATGA
- a CDS encoding universal stress protein, giving the protein MKILLATDGSACSEGAAGFLSRLNLSSDDEIIVLHVLSWGPYHDDRESYYISIKYFKEKIAPKILDSAIDILKPAEARISTALVEGFPDKAIIEAAVASDVDLIVMGARGIKGVKSLFIGSVTRSVAINSPKPVLVTKPPLREIPARMRILLATDGSDSAHATAAFLASIPFPDDTELIIMNVIRSAISDIPERFIMEINDKIKEEVAKARTMEFEESSGIIEQARPYLNKRFSKIEGITKIGDPSIEILNAAGVFGADLIAVGCRGLKGIKGMMGSVSRRILSHSQCPVLVGKKS; this is encoded by the coding sequence ATGAAGATATTGCTAGCCACAGACGGGTCGGCATGTTCAGAAGGTGCGGCAGGATTCTTATCCAGGCTCAACTTATCGTCAGATGATGAGATTATCGTCCTCCATGTATTAAGCTGGGGCCCCTATCATGATGACAGGGAATCCTACTATATAAGCATTAAATATTTTAAAGAGAAGATCGCCCCAAAAATCCTTGATTCAGCAATCGATATTTTAAAACCCGCAGAAGCAAGAATCAGCACGGCACTGGTCGAAGGTTTTCCTGACAAGGCAATTATCGAAGCAGCAGTGGCTTCCGATGTTGACCTGATAGTCATGGGTGCACGTGGAATAAAGGGTGTTAAATCGCTTTTCATTGGGAGTGTAACCAGGTCGGTTGCAATAAATTCACCAAAGCCCGTCCTTGTAACCAAACCTCCCCTCCGGGAGATACCTGCAAGGATGAGAATCCTCCTTGCCACGGACGGTTCTGATTCAGCTCATGCAACTGCTGCATTTCTTGCCTCGATTCCGTTCCCTGATGATACCGAGCTGATAATTATGAATGTAATCCGTTCAGCCATTTCTGATATACCGGAACGGTTTATTATGGAAATAAATGATAAGATCAAGGAAGAAGTGGCAAAGGCCAGGACAATGGAGTTTGAGGAATCGTCCGGAATTATTGAGCAAGCCCGGCCATACCTGAACAAGAGATTTTCAAAAATTGAGGGGATTACAAAGATTGGAGACCCCTCAATAGAGATACTCAACGCAGCGGGTGTATTTGGAGCGGACCTGATTGCTGTCGGGTGCAGGGGTCTTAAGGGAATAAAGGGAATGATGGGCAGCGTATCAAGAAGGATACTCAGCCACAGTCAATGCCCGGTATTGGTTGGGAAGAAAAGCTAA
- a CDS encoding efflux RND transporter permease subunit, with protein sequence MRGAVKWMASNHVAANLLMIILVVGGLIRISSIKQEVFPEISLDTIQVTVTYPGAGPEEVEEGILLQIEENLTGVEGIKEIRSVAKEGVGTVRAELLPGEDPDLKLQEIKSEVDRIITFPVDAEKPVITKLLNRFEVISVVVYGDASDRTLREQAEIIREELLAHPEITQVELSGVRPYEIAVEIPEENLRRYNVTMEQVAQQVRLASIDLPGGTIKTRGSEILLRTKGRRHYGPEYADIIVLTRPDGTRVRLGDIAKVKDAFADTGMFARFDGKPAAMVKVFRVGEQKPIRISEVVKKYVEQKRGFLPDSLKIATWNDTSELLHSRMNLLEKNAFLGLTLVIIILGLFLEIRLALWVMLGIPISFLGALLLFPYMDVSINMISLFAFILALGILVDDAIIVGENIYEQRQKGKPYLQAAIDGALEVAVPVTFSVLTTVAAFLPLVFVSGMMGKFIRVIPLVVISLMLLSLIESLFVLPAHLAMGGPRPVSRGLIGAIDRVRTGFGRKLDRFIAGPYQRFLSLCLRNRYTTIAAGIAVLLLTVGIVKGGILKFHFMPVVDGDVITVSLKMSPGTPVEETARVQKFLEEKAMEVVAEYDRERPGGDSILRDVYAVVGGTMIEAGNVGSSVDSRTHLSDMALFLKQSEERGIPAVEIANRWRTKVGEVPGVESIVFTSNVVRMGANIDIQLAHEDFGVLDLASERIKEALAQYPGVGDIGDNYFKGKRELKFRLTPEARTLGVTEEDLGRQVRGAFYGAEALRFQRGRNEVKVVVRYPEEDRKSLWDLKSMRIRTPDGGELPLTRAAYITEGRGFSEINRTDRKRVINVTASVDDKTANAEEILFDLKQGILSKMANDYPGLTFDMGGEEKERIESMGSMVQGFMLALLGMYALLAIPFKSYSQPLLIMAAIPFGMVGAVAGHLIMGFKLSILSIFGIVALSGVVVNDSLLLIDKVNRNRQEGAELFQAVVDGCKRRFRPILLTSLTTFFGLMPMILETSVQAQFLIPMAISLAFGILFATGITLLLIPSLYLVLEDVHKLFRLRSIHTASRDEIEESEGAPRS encoded by the coding sequence ATGAGAGGAGCAGTCAAGTGGATGGCCAGCAATCATGTGGCCGCCAACCTTCTCATGATAATCCTGGTGGTCGGTGGTCTGATCAGGATTTCTTCGATCAAGCAGGAGGTCTTTCCCGAGATCAGCCTGGACACAATTCAGGTCACCGTGACTTATCCCGGTGCCGGCCCCGAGGAGGTGGAAGAAGGGATACTTCTTCAGATTGAAGAGAACCTTACGGGTGTGGAGGGGATCAAGGAGATCAGGTCTGTGGCCAAGGAGGGGGTTGGTACGGTTAGGGCCGAGCTTCTGCCAGGGGAGGACCCTGATCTGAAGCTTCAGGAGATAAAGAGCGAGGTGGACCGGATTATCACCTTTCCGGTGGATGCCGAGAAACCCGTGATTACCAAGCTCCTTAACCGCTTTGAAGTGATTTCGGTTGTGGTCTACGGTGACGCCTCGGACAGGACACTGAGGGAGCAGGCCGAGATTATCCGTGAAGAACTGCTTGCACATCCGGAGATTACCCAGGTTGAACTCAGTGGTGTGCGGCCTTACGAGATTGCCGTTGAGATCCCGGAGGAAAACCTTCGGCGCTACAATGTAACAATGGAGCAGGTGGCTCAACAGGTGAGACTGGCTTCCATTGACCTGCCGGGAGGTACAATCAAGACCCGGGGTTCCGAGATCCTTCTGCGCACAAAGGGACGCCGTCATTACGGGCCTGAATATGCCGATATAATCGTGCTCACGAGGCCTGACGGCACGAGGGTAAGGCTTGGGGATATAGCAAAAGTAAAGGATGCCTTTGCCGATACCGGGATGTTTGCCAGGTTTGACGGTAAACCTGCAGCCATGGTGAAGGTTTTTCGGGTAGGGGAGCAGAAACCGATCAGGATCTCCGAGGTTGTAAAGAAGTATGTGGAGCAGAAGAGAGGCTTCCTGCCCGATTCTTTGAAGATTGCCACCTGGAACGACACCTCGGAACTGCTGCACAGCCGCATGAACCTGCTGGAAAAAAACGCCTTTCTCGGTCTGACCCTGGTGATTATTATTCTCGGGCTCTTTCTCGAGATCCGGCTGGCCCTGTGGGTCATGCTCGGCATTCCCATATCCTTTCTCGGAGCTTTGCTCCTCTTTCCTTACATGGACGTATCCATAAATATGATATCCCTGTTTGCCTTTATCCTGGCACTGGGAATCCTGGTGGATGATGCCATCATAGTAGGAGAAAATATATATGAGCAGCGTCAGAAGGGCAAGCCCTATCTTCAGGCAGCGATAGACGGTGCCCTTGAAGTGGCTGTTCCTGTAACGTTTTCGGTCCTGACCACTGTGGCGGCCTTTCTCCCCCTGGTCTTTGTCAGCGGCATGATGGGGAAGTTTATCAGGGTTATTCCTCTGGTGGTGATCTCGCTGATGCTCCTGTCGCTTATAGAATCCCTTTTTGTGCTGCCGGCCCATCTGGCCATGGGAGGACCACGTCCGGTGTCGCGCGGCCTGATCGGTGCTATCGACCGGGTCCGTACCGGCTTTGGCAGGAAGCTTGACAGGTTTATAGCCGGTCCATACCAGCGTTTTCTGAGTCTCTGCCTGAGAAACCGTTATACCACTATAGCGGCAGGTATTGCCGTCCTGCTGTTAACCGTGGGAATTGTCAAGGGGGGGATTCTGAAGTTCCATTTCATGCCTGTTGTGGATGGTGATGTGATTACCGTTTCGTTGAAGATGTCTCCCGGAACACCTGTAGAGGAGACTGCGAGGGTGCAGAAATTCCTTGAAGAGAAGGCCATGGAGGTGGTGGCTGAGTATGACAGGGAACGTCCCGGGGGCGACTCCATTCTGCGGGATGTCTATGCCGTGGTGGGGGGCACCATGATTGAGGCAGGAAATGTGGGGTCAAGTGTTGACTCCAGGACTCATCTCTCTGATATGGCCCTTTTTCTGAAACAGAGCGAGGAGCGGGGCATTCCAGCGGTAGAGATTGCAAATCGGTGGCGCACAAAGGTGGGTGAGGTTCCGGGTGTGGAATCGATTGTGTTTACGTCCAATGTGGTTCGGATGGGCGCCAATATTGATATACAGCTTGCCCACGAGGACTTTGGAGTCCTGGACCTCGCCTCGGAGCGGATTAAAGAGGCCCTGGCCCAATACCCGGGTGTCGGAGATATAGGGGACAATTATTTTAAGGGGAAACGGGAACTCAAGTTCCGCCTTACCCCTGAGGCCCGTACCCTCGGGGTTACGGAGGAGGACCTGGGCCGGCAGGTCCGGGGGGCCTTTTACGGGGCCGAGGCCCTGAGATTCCAGCGCGGGCGCAATGAGGTCAAGGTCGTTGTCCGATACCCTGAAGAGGATCGAAAGAGCCTTTGGGACCTGAAGTCAATGAGGATCCGGACTCCGGATGGAGGGGAGCTTCCTCTGACCAGGGCAGCCTATATTACGGAGGGACGGGGCTTCAGTGAAATCAACCGGACAGACAGGAAACGTGTAATCAATGTCACGGCAAGCGTGGATGATAAGACAGCCAATGCCGAGGAGATACTTTTTGACCTCAAACAGGGCATTCTCAGCAAGATGGCCAATGATTATCCGGGCCTGACTTTTGATATGGGAGGAGAGGAAAAGGAGCGGATAGAATCCATGGGGAGTATGGTGCAGGGGTTTATGCTTGCCCTGCTCGGCATGTATGCCCTGCTTGCCATCCCTTTTAAAAGTTACAGCCAGCCCCTGCTGATAATGGCGGCTATTCCTTTCGGTATGGTGGGCGCTGTTGCCGGGCACCTGATAATGGGGTTCAAGCTGAGCATCCTCAGCATTTTTGGTATCGTTGCCCTTTCAGGGGTTGTTGTCAATGATTCTCTCCTTCTGATTGACAAGGTGAACAGGAACCGGCAGGAAGGTGCTGAACTCTTTCAGGCCGTGGTTGATGGCTGCAAGCGGAGGTTCCGGCCGATCCTCCTGACGTCTCTAACAACATTTTTCGGACTGATGCCCATGATACTGGAGACGAGCGTGCAGGCCCAGTTCCTTATCCCCATGGCCATCAGCCTTGCCTTCGGGATATTGTTTGCTACAGGGATTACACTGCTGCTTATCCCTTCTCTTTATCTTGTCCTGGAAGATGTGCATAAACTCTTCAGGCTGCGCTCCATTCATACAGCTTCCCGTGATGAAATTGAAGAGAGTGAAGGTGCTCCCCGGTCATGA
- a CDS encoding efflux transporter outer membrane subunit, protein MRVWSIKTPLFVFIIMLSAGCAVHSPQTVAPPLPVPASFSEQNSPGVPVERWWEAFGDADLNLLMEEAFSGNPDLVQAYERFEQSRAIYRSTAAARKPSVDLQGQWSREDTPSFFGNNTGNSYILSLAAGFELDLWQKLKSRTMAAGLDVEALREEIKTLYISLSARIADLYYLAAEQRAQLKLTEQTINSYTDILSLVEERYREGLVPALDVYQARQNLSRVKARRAILESTLRVTEHALSVAMGHYPGSEMVGKLVELPETPAAFPAGLPSEVLSRRPDVRAALLRLKASDARVAVAIADRFPSFNLLGSYGTSSFVFSTGDIVGNFWKILINLSQPLLDGGRRSAEVDRSRAVFRENLALYHKTVLNAFQEVEDALVRNRTSEERITQLQELTEAAGSALRISQERYMQGLSGYLPVLIAQTLYFDAQGQLLTARRQLVSDRVTLARALGGEWMEHEIQERLTVNNHKGGGS, encoded by the coding sequence ATGAGGGTATGGAGTATAAAGACACCTCTTTTTGTTTTTATTATAATGCTGTCAGCAGGTTGCGCTGTGCACAGTCCTCAGACTGTAGCGCCCCCGCTTCCTGTTCCGGCATCGTTCAGTGAACAAAACAGCCCGGGTGTTCCGGTGGAGCGCTGGTGGGAAGCCTTTGGGGATGCAGACCTGAATCTCCTTATGGAGGAGGCCTTTTCCGGCAATCCCGACCTGGTGCAGGCGTATGAGCGTTTTGAGCAGAGCCGGGCCATATACCGCAGCACCGCAGCTGCCCGGAAGCCCTCGGTTGACCTTCAGGGGCAGTGGAGCAGGGAGGATACACCAAGTTTTTTCGGTAACAATACCGGCAACAGTTACATCCTGTCCCTTGCTGCAGGCTTTGAGCTGGACCTCTGGCAAAAGCTCAAATCCCGTACCATGGCTGCCGGTCTTGACGTGGAGGCACTCCGCGAAGAGATCAAGACCCTCTATATCAGCCTTTCGGCCCGTATTGCCGACCTTTATTATCTGGCGGCAGAGCAGCGTGCCCAGCTAAAACTTACGGAACAGACCATTAACTCCTATACAGATATCCTTTCATTGGTAGAAGAGCGTTACCGGGAGGGGTTGGTACCTGCACTTGATGTTTACCAGGCTCGGCAGAACCTCTCCAGGGTCAAGGCCCGTAGAGCTATCCTTGAGTCTACACTGAGGGTGACGGAGCATGCCCTTTCTGTTGCCATGGGCCATTATCCCGGCAGTGAAATGGTGGGTAAGCTGGTTGAATTGCCGGAGACTCCTGCTGCCTTCCCCGCCGGTCTCCCCTCAGAGGTCCTTTCACGGCGTCCTGATGTCCGCGCAGCCCTTCTGCGCCTCAAGGCGAGCGATGCCAGGGTAGCGGTGGCTATTGCCGATCGTTTTCCCTCTTTTAACCTGCTTGGCAGTTACGGCACATCAAGCTTTGTTTTCAGTACAGGTGACATTGTCGGGAATTTCTGGAAAATTCTGATAAACCTGTCACAGCCGTTACTGGACGGTGGCAGGCGCAGCGCAGAGGTGGATCGTTCAAGGGCCGTGTTTCGTGAAAACCTTGCCCTCTACCATAAGACTGTCCTGAACGCCTTTCAGGAAGTGGAGGATGCCCTGGTAAGGAACCGCACTTCTGAAGAGCGTATCACGCAGTTGCAGGAGCTGACAGAAGCAGCAGGGTCGGCACTGCGCATTTCACAGGAGCGCTACATGCAGGGTCTTTCCGGATATCTTCCGGTACTGATTGCCCAGACACTCTATTTTGATGCTCAGGGTCAGCTCCTGACGGCCCGCCGCCAGCTTGTATCCGACCGTGTCACCCTGGCAAGGGCGCTCGGAGGGGAATGGATGGAACATGAAATACAAGAGCGCCTGACCGTCAATAATCATAAAGGAGGGGGCTCATGA